In Calonectris borealis chromosome 8, bCalBor7.hap1.2, whole genome shotgun sequence, a single genomic region encodes these proteins:
- the LOC142084851 gene encoding E3 ubiquitin-protein ligase HECTD3-like, translating to MRAGGEAPHQVLGRLRFLLQCSECFRRARALPAALCYVPREVQYKICKDPTAAAAARSLLSVWDSPGPARGGKRAARATIEVRKGGCLRATGEEYCNGAGLWVKLSKEQLEEYTSSHDLAEGWLLAQRFGEGGDKLVPVESVKKIQWQHQTLGVDYKPGVSWEQVVDLTYSMRLGEKPRFIEQDEAAVQKFRSVPPGWSYEHDMELGRFLYNHRERELQHRDCSKEHLSSVEVSSQAEDCGAAHLTDNQTYTFWESNGPLGQHWVRLNMKKGTIVKRLWLMLDGQANSYVPRRVAVYGGAPNRLQHLRTVLISESSCRDVCILRDMKTHLPVLEIRILECRDQGYNVRLRGIKIKSFWEWDLILNADIFQPARLVRYPLLEGVDADVLYRRAVLIQRFVQLLDSVLHYLIPLSEDSIGTFNALRSMKPFLLLSKQSTALIAHCLQSSESSTPHTLPKLFINRHLAREHRANPALDPSCRNTVFTQLYEGLRSCKNNQPLDYRWPLSYSQWWECEFITEGIIDNGGGFRDSLSDVSEELCPSSGDVPVPLPFFVHTSNQGNSSSDTRDMYVPNPSCKDFPKYEWIGQLMGAALRSKEFLILALPALVWKQLAGEEVSWSKDFAAVDSELVKLLEVLEGLDREAFEFMFGRELTYTMVRSDQRVVELIPNGGSTVVRYEDRKEFIRLVQKARLEESKEQIAAMRAGLLRVVPQPVLDLLTWQQLEKKVCGDPEITVTELRRFITFEDFPPDDTRVRNFLEALNNFTSEDLSRFLKFVTGRSRLPVRITVYPEVANLNALDLMPQASTCSCSFFLPNYSSAKACEELLRYAVYNCMSIDTDKNAWDE from the exons ATGCGTGCGGGCGGGGAAGCGCCGCACCAGGTGCTGGGCCGGCTGCGGTTCCTGCTGCAGTGCAGCGAGTGCTTCCGCCGCGcccgggcgctgcccgccgcgctcTGCTACGTGCCGCGGGAGGTGCAGTACAAGATCTGCAAGgaccccaccgccgccgccgccgcccgcagcctgCTCAGCGTCTGGGACagcccggggccggcgcggggcggcaAGCGGGCGGCGCGGGCCACCATCGAGGTGCGGAAGGGCGGCTGCCTCCGCGCCACCGGCGAGGAGTACTGCAACGGCGCCGGGCTCTGGGTCAAGCTCAGCAAG gagcagctggaggagtaCACGAGCAGCCATGACCTGGCTGAGGGCTGGCTCCTGGCGCAGAGGTTTGGAGAGGGAGGAGATAAGTTGGTGCCGGTTGAATCCGTGAAGAAGATCCAGTGGCAGCACCAAACGCTCGGGGTTGATTATAAACCCGGGGTCAG CTGGGAACAAGTGGTGGACCTGACATACTCCATGCGCCTGGGAGAGAAGCCCAGATTCATAGAGCAGGATGAGGCCGCGGTGCAGAAGTTTCG GTCTGTGCCCCCGGGCTGGAGCTACGAGCATGACATGGAGCTGGGGCGCTTCCTATACAATCACAGGGAGAGGGAGCTGCAGCACAGGGACTGCTCCAAGGAGCACCTCAGCAGTGTTGAGGTCTCCTCGCAGGCG GAGGACTGCGGTGCGGCCCATCTGACTGACAACCAGACATACACCTTCTGGGAGAGCAACGGGCCCCTGGGGCAGCACTGGGTGCGGCTCAACATGAAGAAAGGCACCATTGTCAA GAGGCTGTGGCTGATGCTGGATGGGCAGGCCAACTCCTACGTACCCAGGCGGGTGGCCGTGTATGGCGGGGCACCGAACAGGTTGCAGCACCTGAGAACCGTCCTTATTAGCGA GAGCAGCTGCCGGGACGTCTGCATCCTCCGTGACATGAAGACCCACCTACCGGTGCTGGAGATCCGCATCCTGGAGTGCCGGG ACCAAGGGTACAACGTCCGCCTGCGAGGGATTAAGATCAAATCCTTCTGGGAGTGGGACCTGATCCTCAACGCCGACATATTCCAGCCAGCCCGGCTGGTGCGCTACCCTCTCCTGGAAGGGGTGGATGCCGACGTGCTGTACCGTCGGGCTGTGCTCATTCAGAG GTTCGTCCAGCTCCTGGACAGTGTCCTGCATTACCTGATCCCCCTCTCCGAGGACAGCATCGGTACCTTCAATGCACTCAGG AGCATGAAGCCGTTCCTGCTGCTGTCCAAGCAGAGCACAGCCCTCATCGCCCACTGTCTCCAGTCCTCGGAGAGCAGCACCCCTCACACCCTGCCAAAGCTGTTCATCAACAGGCACCTGGCCCGGGAGCACCGTGCCAACCCCGCGCTGGACCCCAGCTGCAGGAACACCGTCTTCACCCAG ctgTATGAAGGCCTCAGGTCTTGCAAGAACAATCAGCCCCTGGACTACAG GTGGCCCCTGAGCTACAGCCAGTGGTGGGAGTGCGAGTTCATCACCGAGGGCATCATCGACAACG GCGGCGGTTTTCGGGACAGCCTGTCGGACGTGTCGGAGGAGCTGTGTCCCAGCTCGGGCGATGTCCCCGTGCCCCTGCCCTTCTTCGTGCACACCTCCAACCAG GGTAACAGCAGCAGCGACACCAGGGACATGTACGTCCCCAACCCCTCCTGCAAGGACTTCCCCAAGTACGAGTGGATTGGGCAGCTGAtgggagcagccctgaggagcaAGGAGTTTCTG ATCCTGGCTCTGCCGGCGCTGGTGTGGAAGCAGCTGGCAGGGGAGGAGGTCAGCTGGAGCAAGGACTTCGCTGCCGTGGACTCGGAGCTg GTGaagctgctggaggtgctggaggggctggacAGGGAAGCCTTTGAGTTCATGTTCGGCAGAGAGCTGACCTACACGATGGTGCGGAGCGACCAGCGCGTGGTGGAGCTGATCCCCAATGGCGGCAGCACCGTGGTGCGCTACGAGGACCGCAAGGAGTTCATCCGCCTGGTGCAGAAGGCTCGACTGGAGGAGAGCAAGGAGCAG ATTGCAGCCATGCGTGCTGGGCTGCTCCGCGTGgtgccccagcctgtgctggacCTGctcacctggcagcagctggagaagaAGGTCTGCGGGGACCCTGAGATCACAGTGACCGAGCTGCGGAGGTTCA TCACGTTTGAGGACTTTCCCCCTGACGACACCCGTGTCCGGAACTTCTTGGAGGCACTCAACAACTTCACCAGCG AGGATCTCAGCCGCTTCCTCAAGTTCGTCACTGGCCGGAGCCGCCTCCCGGTTCGGATCACTGTCTACCCCGAAGTGGCAAA CTTGAATGCGTTGGACCTGATGCCTCAGGCCTCCACGtgctcctgcagcttcttcttgcCCAACTATTCCTC GGCCAAGGCCTGTGAGGAGCTGCTGCGGTACGCCGTGTACAACTGCATGTCCATCGACACCGACAAGAACGCCTGGGATGAATGA